In Devosia beringensis, a single window of DNA contains:
- a CDS encoding NUDIX hydrolase, with amino-acid sequence MNDARIMLSFPVGGTRFNYRVAGVAIVDGHVLVCREDDDDYCMLPGGRVEMGEPSGLSLVREIAEEMDMVGTVGPMLFTSESFYGRVGERFHELGFIYALQLPAHLRPGGTQPFLVREDEGHLLQFSWLPLEGAALTEARLLPPWLPERLRRLLGQPEHVVFVEGQGELTQS; translated from the coding sequence ATGAACGACGCGCGCATCATGCTGAGCTTTCCGGTGGGGGGTACACGCTTCAACTATCGGGTGGCCGGCGTTGCCATTGTTGATGGGCATGTGCTGGTCTGCCGAGAGGATGACGACGACTATTGCATGCTGCCGGGCGGTCGCGTCGAGATGGGCGAGCCCAGCGGGCTTAGCCTCGTGCGCGAAATCGCCGAGGAAATGGACATGGTCGGCACGGTCGGGCCGATGCTCTTCACCTCGGAAAGCTTTTACGGCCGGGTCGGCGAGCGTTTTCACGAACTGGGCTTCATCTATGCCCTGCAATTGCCCGCCCATCTGCGGCCGGGCGGGACACAGCCTTTCCTGGTGCGCGAGGATGAGGGGCATTTGCTGCAGTTTTCCTGGCTACCGCTGGAGGGCGCGGCGCTGACCGAGGCGCGGTTGCTTCCCCCCTGGCTGCCAGAACGGCTGCGTCGCCTGTTGGGCCAGCCCGAGCATGTTGTGTTTGTGGAAGGGCAGGGGGAACTGACCCAGTCATGA
- the ruvC gene encoding crossover junction endodeoxyribonuclease RuvC: protein MNLATRIIGIDPGLRRCGWGVIETLGNRLTFIGAGTVTPPVDGGLAERLAVLFAGLGEVLDRFAPEEAAVEETFVNAGVRSALILGQARGVALLTPASRGLPVAEYAANLVKKSVVGTGHAGKGQVELMVRTLMPTADFKGPDAADALAIAICHAHHRVAQQRLRAMA, encoded by the coding sequence ATGAACCTGGCGACACGAATCATCGGCATTGATCCCGGCCTGCGCCGCTGCGGCTGGGGGGTCATCGAAACCCTGGGCAACCGGCTGACCTTTATTGGCGCCGGCACGGTGACGCCGCCGGTCGATGGCGGGCTCGCCGAACGGCTGGCCGTGCTGTTTGCCGGGCTCGGCGAGGTGCTGGACCGCTTCGCGCCCGAAGAGGCGGCGGTGGAAGAGACCTTCGTCAATGCCGGGGTGCGCTCGGCGCTGATCCTGGGCCAGGCGCGCGGCGTGGCGCTGCTGACGCCGGCATCACGCGGCCTGCCGGTGGCCGAATATGCGGCCAATCTGGTCAAGAAGTCCGTCGTGGGCACAGGCCATGCCGGCAAGGGACAAGTGGAACTGATGGTGCGCACGCTGATGCCGACAGCCGACTTCAAGGGGCCCGATGCGGCCGATGCGCTGGCCATTGCCATCTGCCACGCGCATCACCGGGTGGCGCAGCAGCGGTTGAGGGCCATGGCATGA
- the tolQ gene encoding protein TolQ produces the protein MDAVGAVVPHTDFSIWGLFWAADWIVKSVMLGLLGASVWCWAIIIDKTIVYRRTNAEMNRFERTFWSGQSLEELYQMQSEKPSGGMGAVFVAAMKEWKRSHEQNAASFLGMQQRLDKVLDVAISRESDNLEKRLGFLATIGSAGPFIGLFGTVWGIMNAFTAIAASSNTSLAVVAGPIAEALFATAIGLVAAIPAVIAYNKLSSDASKMVGRLEGFADEFSTILSRQLEARSH, from the coding sequence ATGGACGCTGTGGGCGCCGTCGTGCCGCACACCGATTTTTCCATCTGGGGCCTGTTCTGGGCCGCTGACTGGATCGTCAAGTCCGTGATGCTGGGTCTGCTGGGCGCCTCGGTCTGGTGCTGGGCGATCATCATCGACAAGACCATCGTCTATCGCCGTACCAATGCCGAGATGAACCGCTTTGAGCGCACCTTCTGGTCGGGGCAGTCGCTCGAAGAGCTCTACCAGATGCAGTCGGAAAAGCCGTCCGGCGGCATGGGCGCGGTCTTTGTCGCCGCCATGAAGGAGTGGAAGCGCAGCCATGAGCAGAATGCCGCGAGCTTTCTGGGCATGCAGCAGCGCCTCGACAAGGTGCTCGACGTCGCCATTTCGCGCGAGAGCGACAATCTCGAAAAGCGGCTGGGCTTTCTGGCCACCATCGGCTCGGCCGGCCCGTTCATCGGCCTGTTCGGCACGGTCTGGGGCATCATGAACGCCTTTACCGCCATTGCCGCCTCGTCCAATACCAGCCTGGCCGTGGTGGCCGGCCCGATCGCCGAGGCGCTGTTTGCTACCGCCATTGGCCTCGTCGCGGCTATTCCGGCGGTTATCGCCTACAACAAGCTGAGCTCGGACGCCTCCAAGATGGTGGGGCGCCTTGAAGGCTTTGCCGACGAATTCTCGACCATTCTGAGCCGCCAGCTCGAAGCGCGGAGCCACTAA
- the ruvA gene encoding Holliday junction branch migration protein RuvA produces MIGKLKGMIDSFGDDHVLIDCGGVCYEAFCSSRTLQALPRVGEAGVLFIETIVREDMIRLYGFATETEKASFILLSTVQGVGARVALSILSVLSPSELSSAIALQDKAMIGRANGVGPKLAVRLVTELKGKVPTGVGIDAGTLGLQAALGEGVAPGAIADAVSALTNLGYSSAQASAALARIVAREGDGVPTEKLIRLGLRELSS; encoded by the coding sequence ATGATCGGCAAGCTCAAGGGCATGATCGACAGTTTTGGCGATGACCATGTGCTGATCGACTGCGGTGGCGTGTGTTATGAAGCGTTCTGCTCGAGCCGGACCCTGCAGGCGCTGCCGCGGGTGGGCGAGGCCGGGGTGCTGTTCATCGAAACCATTGTCCGCGAGGACATGATCCGGCTCTATGGCTTTGCCACTGAAACGGAAAAGGCCTCGTTCATCCTGCTCTCGACCGTGCAGGGCGTGGGCGCGCGGGTGGCCCTGTCGATCCTGTCGGTGCTGTCACCGTCCGAGCTGTCGAGTGCCATTGCACTGCAGGACAAGGCCATGATCGGCCGCGCCAATGGCGTGGGCCCCAAGCTGGCTGTGCGCCTGGTGACCGAGCTCAAGGGCAAGGTGCCGACCGGCGTCGGTATCGATGCCGGCACGCTGGGGCTGCAGGCCGCCCTGGGCGAGGGCGTGGCGCCCGGCGCCATTGCCGATGCGGTCTCGGCGCTGACCAATCTGGGCTATTCCAGCGCCCAGGCCTCGGCGGCTTTGGCGCGCATCGTCGCCCGCGAGGGCGATGGCGTGCCGACCGAGAAGCTGATCCGGCTGGGCTTGCGGGAGTTGAGCAGCTAG
- the ybgC gene encoding tol-pal system-associated acyl-CoA thioesterase: MTHHFPVRIYYEDTDFSGNVYHAAYLKFFERGRTEFLRDLGVHHAELAAQGLAFAVRSMTIEFEGAAHIDDLLTVTTGVVKVSGARLVLEQTIGRGETVLTRAAVVVAAIKTTGGPARLPAALRDLLTGQG; the protein is encoded by the coding sequence ATGACCCATCATTTTCCCGTCCGCATCTATTACGAAGACACCGATTTTTCCGGCAATGTCTATCACGCGGCCTATCTGAAATTCTTCGAGCGCGGCCGGACCGAGTTTTTGCGCGATCTGGGCGTGCACCATGCCGAACTGGCGGCCCAGGGCCTGGCCTTCGCCGTCCGCTCGATGACCATCGAGTTCGAGGGCGCGGCCCATATCGATGACCTGCTGACGGTCACTACAGGTGTGGTCAAGGTCTCGGGCGCCCGGCTGGTGCTGGAGCAGACCATTGGCCGTGGCGAGACCGTGCTGACCCGGGCGGCGGTGGTGGTAGCGGCGATCAAGACGACGGGCGGACCCGCGCGGCTGCCGGCCGCGCTGCGCGATCTGCTGACGGGACAAGGCTGA
- a CDS encoding ExbD/TolR family protein, protein MGMGVAGGGGGGRGRRGRKKAIISEINITPMVDVMLVLLIIFMVAAPMMTAGVPIDLPQSAAGDMANQADPVTVAVTPDGVIYVNEDVVAEPELTSTLAAMGVDGAEDRIFLRGDTTADYGSVMRVMGLLSAAGYTKIGLITERNPG, encoded by the coding sequence ATGGGCATGGGCGTAGCAGGCGGCGGTGGCGGCGGACGCGGCCGGCGCGGTCGCAAGAAGGCGATCATCAGCGAGATCAACATCACACCCATGGTGGACGTGATGCTGGTGCTGCTGATCATCTTCATGGTGGCGGCGCCGATGATGACCGCTGGCGTGCCGATCGATCTGCCGCAGTCGGCGGCTGGCGATATGGCCAACCAGGCCGACCCGGTGACCGTCGCGGTCACGCCCGATGGCGTGATCTATGTCAACGAGGACGTGGTCGCCGAACCCGAATTGACCAGCACCCTTGCTGCAATGGGCGTCGATGGCGCCGAAGACCGCATTTTCCTGCGCGGCGACACGACGGCCGACTATGGCTCGGTGATGCGCGTCATGGGACTCCTCTCGGCTGCCGGCTACACCAAGATCGGTTTGATCACCGAGCGGAACCCGGGCTAG
- the ruvB gene encoding Holliday junction branch migration DNA helicase RuvB produces the protein MRPSGFAEFVGQADARANLEVFIAAAKQRQAALDHVLFVGPPGLGKTTLAQIISRELGVGFRATSGPVIAKAGDLAALLTNLEDRDVLFIDEIHRLSPAIEEILYPAMEDYQLDLIIGEGPAARSVRIDLAKFTLVGATTRAGLLTTPLRDRFGIPVRLNFYTPEELVQIVTRGARLLGMPMAPDGAMEIARRSRGTPRIAGRLLRRVTDFALVEGSGQITRAIADKALLRLDVDARGLDQLDRRYLGTIADFYDGGPVGIETIAAALSEPRDAIEEIVEPYLLQQGFIQRTPRGRMLTGAAFQHLGKSVPQGFVGLQASLFEEPEA, from the coding sequence ATGCGACCGTCGGGCTTTGCCGAATTTGTCGGGCAGGCCGATGCGCGGGCCAATCTCGAAGTCTTCATTGCCGCGGCCAAGCAGCGCCAGGCGGCGCTGGACCATGTACTGTTTGTCGGCCCGCCCGGCCTCGGTAAAACCACGCTGGCGCAGATCATTTCGCGCGAGCTGGGCGTGGGCTTTCGCGCCACCTCCGGTCCGGTCATCGCCAAGGCGGGCGACCTCGCCGCGCTGCTGACCAATCTCGAAGATCGCGACGTGCTGTTCATCGATGAGATCCACCGTCTCAGCCCGGCCATCGAGGAAATCCTCTATCCGGCCATGGAGGATTACCAGCTCGATCTGATCATCGGCGAAGGGCCGGCGGCCCGCTCGGTGCGGATCGATCTGGCCAAGTTCACCCTGGTGGGCGCCACGACGCGCGCCGGGCTGCTCACCACGCCGCTGCGTGATCGCTTCGGCATTCCGGTGCGGCTCAATTTCTACACGCCCGAAGAGCTGGTGCAGATCGTCACCCGCGGCGCGCGGCTGCTGGGCATGCCGATGGCGCCCGACGGGGCCATGGAAATTGCCCGGCGCTCGCGCGGCACGCCGCGCATTGCCGGGCGCCTGCTGCGAAGGGTCACCGATTTTGCCCTGGTCGAAGGCTCGGGCCAGATCACCCGCGCCATTGCCGACAAGGCACTGCTGCGGCTCGATGTGGATGCGCGCGGGCTCGACCAGCTCGACCGGCGCTATCTGGGTACCATTGCCGATTTCTATGATGGCGGCCCGGTTGGCATCGAAACCATTGCCGCTGCCTTGAGCGAGCCGCGCGACGCCATCGAGGAGATCGTCGAGCCCTATCTGCTGCAGCAGGGCTTCATCCAGCGCACGCCGCGCGGCCGCATGCTGACCGGCGCGGCCTTCCAGCACCTGGGCAAGAGCGTGCCGCAGGGCTTTGTCGGCCTGCAGGCGAGCCTGTTCGAAGAGCCCGAGGCATGA